The genomic window GACGATGCACGCGGATCGAACGGTAGTCGTGAACCGTGATCCGTCGGCGACCGCGTTCAAACTCGGGGCGTCGGTCGTTGGCCTGCTACTCGCGGCGGGGCACTTCCTCCGGCATTGGCGGATCGATGTTCGGGAACTCGCGTTCGAACCGAGAGCCGCCGACCCCGAGCGTGACGCCGAACCCAGGGAGGGACACCGCCGTGGCTGATCTCCTTTCACATGTCCTGCTCGCGTACGCGGGCTGTACGATTGCGAGCTGGTATCGCCCGATCCCGGACCGCTGGATCGCCGTCGTGATGGTTGGGGCGGTCCTGCCGGATCTCAATCGGATCACGCTGCTCGTCGCGAACGGAACGCTCGAGGCGGCCCTCGGCACCCCCTTCGACTTCGGCGCACTGTCGACGCTCGGCGGCGGTATCGTCCTCGCGGGCATCGGCGCGATGGTCGTCGCCGACCGGCACCGACGGGCGTTCGCCGCCCTCCTCGCGGGCGTGCTCTCTCACCTTGTGATCGACGGGGTCAAGGCCTACGCCGACGGGGCTGCTGGCGCGTGGTTGTACCCGTTCACGTGGGCGCGCCATCCGACGCCGAGTCTGTACGTGTCCTCGGATCCGGCGGTCCTCGCGGTCGCCGTCTCGGTCGCGGTGATCGCGTTCGCACTCGACAGGTTCGCAATTCGACCGCAGTAGGCTGCCCGGCGACCGCTCTCGTCGAGAGCATCGACATAACAATGCCTATGGTCCCGCAACCGGCTTTCTCCCGCATGAACATCCGGAGGACTTCATGCCGCTGATCGACGACGAGGGAAACCTCTTCGGCGTCGTCAACGTTATCGACGCGCTCGCGGTCTGTCTCGTCGTCGCCGTTCTGGTCGCTGGCGTCGCCGTCGTCGGTGCCCTCAACGACGGAAACGGAACTGGCGGCCCCGAGACGGGAGACGAGAACAATACGAGCCAACAGGCGACGCGCTACGCCACGATCGATCTCGGCACCCAGCCCGATTACGTCGCGGAGACCGTTGCGGAGGGCGATC from Natrinema versiforme includes these protein-coding regions:
- a CDS encoding metal-dependent hydrolase produces the protein MADLLSHVLLAYAGCTIASWYRPIPDRWIAVVMVGAVLPDLNRITLLVANGTLEAALGTPFDFGALSTLGGGIVLAGIGAMVVADRHRRAFAALLAGVLSHLVIDGVKAYADGAAGAWLYPFTWARHPTPSLYVSSDPAVLAVAVSVAVIAFALDRFAIRPQ